A part of Liolophura sinensis isolate JHLJ2023 chromosome 1, CUHK_Ljap_v2, whole genome shotgun sequence genomic DNA contains:
- the LOC135461418 gene encoding zinc finger MIZ domain-containing protein 1-like isoform X5 — MEPADIHLQVEATITDCDANSAWNVGNQSLSVVTTVWGVTQTTQSGPVTHSTPGYTNTTMSTTPYTQQPMGFPGNGMQKGPYGNPPNMPYRREPGAYGRPGYPPTPNTPGSSPAVSGSNDYQAPPGALSAAAFVAAAATATATATATASMVLQEQQNQQQMNMNMNMNLNGQYGHQMPHGQQFGNQYGMPGQRHPGPMGPGPGPMPSKPGLGNMYGGQRRPGPYPSHHQIQQKRHFPNGAPQYLQPGYGQAQQQFPGKGQYPPSQQPLPSPTYGAHPQQLRPNGPAPPYNNGPNQYMVPGPYSTRPQQPQHPQHPQHPPGFPQMATQQNFPPYSPIPGNPTPPMTPGTTMPPYVSPGQPDVKGNFPDIKPTFPIKKENEELRLTFPVRDGVVLPPFRLEHNLAVSNHVFHLRESVYQTLMWRSDLELQLKCFHHEDRQMNTNWPASVTVSVNAKPLDIERGENKTSHKPLYLKEVCQPGRNTIQITVTACCCSHLFVLQLVHRPSVRSVLQGLLRKRLLPADHCITKIKRNFTNVAASNNQLNQEDGVEQTAIKVSLKCPITFRRITLPARGHDCKHIQCFDLESYLQLNCERGSWRCPVCNKAALLEGLEIDQYIWSILTNLGNTEFEEVTIDNTASWKPVQLKNSIKDEEADPCGMNARWMKPMSPSSMTMPTSSSWDMGHQPSPYNMPQPAGSGPGFGGSFGGGPPPISPGCYPPGGMDFSGPLSHMGDNMHPQEMMHQSDKQFNKGVIHRQFAPQPSPGDHHLQHPSEPHLNMTGQIPVSNQSQPLSHNNGSHPLSHHPAPNHTAHNTSDAQTPNPESNPANDLNFDPAAIIDGETSTPGLDLLPENIGDPMELLSYLGPPDSSGDVSGGGTNGTAANGNSASNSDDLLALFEP, encoded by the exons ATGGAACCTGCAGACATTCACCTGCAAGTGGAAGCTACCATCACAGACTG TGATGCAAATTCAGCTTGGAACGTTGGAAACCAGTCTTTGTCAGTAGTTACCACAGTGTGGGGCGTCACACAAACCACGCAGAGTGGTCCTGTCACCCACAGTACCCCAGGATACACCAATACCACCATGTCCACCACTCCCTACACACAACAACCCATGGGATTTCCTGGAAATGGCATGCAGAAAGGCCCTTATGGCAACCCTCCCAACATGCCCTATCGACGAGAGCCAGGGGCGTACGGGCGGCCTGG CTACCCTCCCACCCCCAACACCCCAGGCTCCTCCCCGGCAGTGTCTGGATCCAATGACTATCAGGCACCCCCAGGGGCTCTGTCAGCGGCTGCGTTTGTAGCAGCTGCTGCTACAGCGACTGCAACGGCTACAGCAACAGCCAGCATGGTGTTACAAGAGCAGCAAAACCAGCAGCAGATGAacatgaatatgaatatgaacCTCAATGGCCAGTATGGCCATCAG atgCCACATGGCCAGCAGTTTGGTAACCAGTATGGTATGCCTGGCCAGAGGCATCCTGGTCCCATGGGTCCCGGCCCAGGCCCCATGCCCAGCAAACCGGGACTAGGCAACATGTATGGGGGGCAGAGAAGGCCTGGTCCTTACCCATCACATCACCAAATACAGCAAAAACGCCACTTCCCTAATGGTGCACCA CAGTATTTACAGCCTGGTTATGGTCAGGCCCAGCAGCAGTTCCCTGGGAAGGGCCAGTACCCTCCCTCACAGCAACCCCTCCCTTCCCCCACGTACGGGGCACATCCTCAGCAACTACGCCCTAATGGCCCTGCGCCACCGTACAACAACGGTCCCAATCAATATATGGTGCCGGGGCCTTACTCCACTCGCCCCCAGCAGCCTCAACATCCTCAGCATCCTCAACATCCACCCGGTTTCCCTCAGATGGCCACGCAGCAAAACTTTCCT CCCTATTCTCCCATACCAGGgaaccccaccccacccatgACACCAGGTACGACAATGCCCCCTTACGTCTCACCTGGGCAGCCAGATGTGAAAGGCAACTTCCCAGATATCAAACCTACGTTTCCCATTAAAAAAG aaaatgagGAATTGAGGTTGACGTTTCCAGTTCGAGATGGTGTAGTTTTACCTCCTTTTCGATTGGAGCACAATTTGGCTGTCAGTAATCATGTCTTCCACCTCCGTGAATCTGTCTATCAAACGCTCATGTGGAG GTCAGACTTGGAATTACAGCTCAAGTGTTTTCACCACGAGGATCGGCAGATGAATACCAACTGGCCAGCATCCGTGACGGTCAGCGTGAATGCCAAACCTCTAGACATAGAGAGGGGAGAGAACAAGACGTCTCACAAGCCCCTCTATCTGAAGGAGGTGTGTCAGCCGGGGCGGAACACCATACAGATCACTGTCACGGCATGTTGTTGT TCTCACTTGTTTGTGTTACAACTGGTGCACCGGCCGAGTGTTCGATCAGTGTTGCAAGGTCTGCTGAGGAAGAGACTGCTGCCTGCTGACCATTGCATTACCAAAA TCAAAAGGAATTTCACAAATGTTGCTGCAAGTAACAACCAACTAAACCAAGAAGATGGTGTGGAGCAAACAGCAATTAAGGTATCGCTCAAGTGTCCAATCACCTTCCGGCGGATTACATTGCCAGCCAGGGGGCACGATTGCAAACATATTCAG TGTTTTGACTTGGAATCATATTTGCAATTAAACTGTGAGAGAGGATCATGGAGGTGTCCTGTTTGCAA TAAAGCGGCATTGTTGGAGGGTTTGGAGATAGACCAGTATATTTGGAGTATATTAACTAATTTGGGGAACACAGAGTTTGAAGAGGTGACCATTGATAATACAGCGAGTTGGAAGCCTGTACAGCTGAAAAATTCTATCAAGGATGAAGAAGCTG ACCCATGTGGTATGAATGCACGGTGGATGAAGCCGATGTCGCCGTCAAGTATGACAATGCCGACGTCCAGTAGTTGGGACATGGGTCATCAACCCTCTCCATACAACATGCCCCAGCCTGCAG GATCAGGTCCAGGGTTCGGAGGGTCATTTGGAGGGGGACCTCCCCCCATAAGTCCAGGCTGCTACCCTCCAGGAGGAATGGACTTCTCAGGACCACTCTCCCACATGGGTGACAACATGCACCCTCAGGAGATGATGCATCAGTCTGATAAACAGTTCAATAAAGGTGTGATACACAGACAGTTCGCTCCCCAACCAAGCCCCGGAGATCATCATTTACAGCACCCGTCAGAGCCTCACCTTAACATGACTGGTCAGATCCCTGTCTCCAACCAATCACAACCACTCTCCCACAACAACGGCAGTCATCCATTAAGTCACCACCCAGCTCCAAACCATACCGCCCACAATACCAGCGATGCTCAAACCCCTAACCCGGAATCCAACCCTGCCAATGACCTCAACTTTGACCCGGCAGCCATAATTGATGGGGAGACCTCAACGCCGGGTCTGGAT CTCCTACCAGAGAACATCGGTGATCCCATGGAATTGTTATCATACCTTGGTCCACCTGATAGTTCTGGAGATGTCAGTGGTGGAGGAACCAATGGCACGGCAGCAAATGGTAACAGTGCTAGCAACAGTGATGATTTGTTAGCGTTGTTTGAACCTTGA
- the LOC135461418 gene encoding zinc finger MIZ domain-containing protein 1-like isoform X4, whose protein sequence is MLSMWCEELGRLLLLRHQKNRNPDSSKSPPGMHPQLQKGMPPGPVPPNDANSAWNVGNQSLSVVTTVWGVTQTTQSGPVTHSTPGYTNTTMSTTPYTQQPMGFPGNGMQKGPYGNPPNMPYRREPGAYGRPGYPPTPNTPGSSPAVSGSNDYQAPPGALSAAAFVAAAATATATATATASMVLQEQQNQQQMNMNMNMNLNGQYGHQMPHGQQFGNQYGMPGQRHPGPMGPGPGPMPSKPGLGNMYGGQRRPGPYPSHHQIQQKRHFPNGAPQYLQPGYGQAQQQFPGKGQYPPSQQPLPSPTYGAHPQQLRPNGPAPPYNNGPNQYMVPGPYSTRPQQPQHPQHPQHPPGFPQMATQQNFPPYSPIPGNPTPPMTPGTTMPPYVSPGQPDVKGNFPDIKPTFPIKKENEELRLTFPVRDGVVLPPFRLEHNLAVSNHVFHLRESVYQTLMWRSDLELQLKCFHHEDRQMNTNWPASVTVSVNAKPLDIERGENKTSHKPLYLKEVCQPGRNTIQITVTACCCSHLFVLQLVHRPSVRSVLQGLLRKRLLPADHCITKIKRNFTNVAASNNQLNQEDGVEQTAIKVSLKCPITFRRITLPARGHDCKHIQCFDLESYLQLNCERGSWRCPVCNKAALLEGLEIDQYIWSILTNLGNTEFEEVTIDNTASWKPVQLKNSIKDEEADPCGMNARWMKPMSPSSMTMPTSSSWDMGHQPSPYNMPQPAGSGPGFGGSFGGGPPPISPGCYPPGGMDFSGPLSHMGDNMHPQEMMHQSDKQFNKGVIHRQFAPQPSPGDHHLQHPSEPHLNMTGQIPVSNQSQPLSHNNGSHPLSHHPAPNHTAHNTSDAQTPNPESNPANDLNFDPAAIIDGETSTPGLDLLPENIGDPMELLSYLGPPDSSGDVSGGGTNGTAANGNSASNSDDLLALFEP, encoded by the exons TGATGCAAATTCAGCTTGGAACGTTGGAAACCAGTCTTTGTCAGTAGTTACCACAGTGTGGGGCGTCACACAAACCACGCAGAGTGGTCCTGTCACCCACAGTACCCCAGGATACACCAATACCACCATGTCCACCACTCCCTACACACAACAACCCATGGGATTTCCTGGAAATGGCATGCAGAAAGGCCCTTATGGCAACCCTCCCAACATGCCCTATCGACGAGAGCCAGGGGCGTACGGGCGGCCTGG CTACCCTCCCACCCCCAACACCCCAGGCTCCTCCCCGGCAGTGTCTGGATCCAATGACTATCAGGCACCCCCAGGGGCTCTGTCAGCGGCTGCGTTTGTAGCAGCTGCTGCTACAGCGACTGCAACGGCTACAGCAACAGCCAGCATGGTGTTACAAGAGCAGCAAAACCAGCAGCAGATGAacatgaatatgaatatgaacCTCAATGGCCAGTATGGCCATCAG atgCCACATGGCCAGCAGTTTGGTAACCAGTATGGTATGCCTGGCCAGAGGCATCCTGGTCCCATGGGTCCCGGCCCAGGCCCCATGCCCAGCAAACCGGGACTAGGCAACATGTATGGGGGGCAGAGAAGGCCTGGTCCTTACCCATCACATCACCAAATACAGCAAAAACGCCACTTCCCTAATGGTGCACCA CAGTATTTACAGCCTGGTTATGGTCAGGCCCAGCAGCAGTTCCCTGGGAAGGGCCAGTACCCTCCCTCACAGCAACCCCTCCCTTCCCCCACGTACGGGGCACATCCTCAGCAACTACGCCCTAATGGCCCTGCGCCACCGTACAACAACGGTCCCAATCAATATATGGTGCCGGGGCCTTACTCCACTCGCCCCCAGCAGCCTCAACATCCTCAGCATCCTCAACATCCACCCGGTTTCCCTCAGATGGCCACGCAGCAAAACTTTCCT CCCTATTCTCCCATACCAGGgaaccccaccccacccatgACACCAGGTACGACAATGCCCCCTTACGTCTCACCTGGGCAGCCAGATGTGAAAGGCAACTTCCCAGATATCAAACCTACGTTTCCCATTAAAAAAG aaaatgagGAATTGAGGTTGACGTTTCCAGTTCGAGATGGTGTAGTTTTACCTCCTTTTCGATTGGAGCACAATTTGGCTGTCAGTAATCATGTCTTCCACCTCCGTGAATCTGTCTATCAAACGCTCATGTGGAG GTCAGACTTGGAATTACAGCTCAAGTGTTTTCACCACGAGGATCGGCAGATGAATACCAACTGGCCAGCATCCGTGACGGTCAGCGTGAATGCCAAACCTCTAGACATAGAGAGGGGAGAGAACAAGACGTCTCACAAGCCCCTCTATCTGAAGGAGGTGTGTCAGCCGGGGCGGAACACCATACAGATCACTGTCACGGCATGTTGTTGT TCTCACTTGTTTGTGTTACAACTGGTGCACCGGCCGAGTGTTCGATCAGTGTTGCAAGGTCTGCTGAGGAAGAGACTGCTGCCTGCTGACCATTGCATTACCAAAA TCAAAAGGAATTTCACAAATGTTGCTGCAAGTAACAACCAACTAAACCAAGAAGATGGTGTGGAGCAAACAGCAATTAAGGTATCGCTCAAGTGTCCAATCACCTTCCGGCGGATTACATTGCCAGCCAGGGGGCACGATTGCAAACATATTCAG TGTTTTGACTTGGAATCATATTTGCAATTAAACTGTGAGAGAGGATCATGGAGGTGTCCTGTTTGCAA TAAAGCGGCATTGTTGGAGGGTTTGGAGATAGACCAGTATATTTGGAGTATATTAACTAATTTGGGGAACACAGAGTTTGAAGAGGTGACCATTGATAATACAGCGAGTTGGAAGCCTGTACAGCTGAAAAATTCTATCAAGGATGAAGAAGCTG ACCCATGTGGTATGAATGCACGGTGGATGAAGCCGATGTCGCCGTCAAGTATGACAATGCCGACGTCCAGTAGTTGGGACATGGGTCATCAACCCTCTCCATACAACATGCCCCAGCCTGCAG GATCAGGTCCAGGGTTCGGAGGGTCATTTGGAGGGGGACCTCCCCCCATAAGTCCAGGCTGCTACCCTCCAGGAGGAATGGACTTCTCAGGACCACTCTCCCACATGGGTGACAACATGCACCCTCAGGAGATGATGCATCAGTCTGATAAACAGTTCAATAAAGGTGTGATACACAGACAGTTCGCTCCCCAACCAAGCCCCGGAGATCATCATTTACAGCACCCGTCAGAGCCTCACCTTAACATGACTGGTCAGATCCCTGTCTCCAACCAATCACAACCACTCTCCCACAACAACGGCAGTCATCCATTAAGTCACCACCCAGCTCCAAACCATACCGCCCACAATACCAGCGATGCTCAAACCCCTAACCCGGAATCCAACCCTGCCAATGACCTCAACTTTGACCCGGCAGCCATAATTGATGGGGAGACCTCAACGCCGGGTCTGGAT CTCCTACCAGAGAACATCGGTGATCCCATGGAATTGTTATCATACCTTGGTCCACCTGATAGTTCTGGAGATGTCAGTGGTGGAGGAACCAATGGCACGGCAGCAAATGGTAACAGTGCTAGCAACAGTGATGATTTGTTAGCGTTGTTTGAACCTTGA